The nucleotide window GGTGCCCGATTGCCAGCAAGGCTTGGCCGAAAAATAAGTTCCGTTTTTCGAACCCCTCACCTGTCCTCTGCCGCGAGGGGAGAGGGGTCTGTGGAGAAGTTATTTTTCGGCCGAGCGTATGGCGTTCACCGACTGTATCTGCCGTTGAAGGGCGAATCAAGACGAACGTGGCGGATGGTCTTCGGGAGTCGCCTCGCCGCGAAGTGCCGGCTGTCGGTGGTTCGCCGCCATTTTCGCCCCCCTCGCGCTTGCGGCAAGCCGCCGCGGAACGGTAAGATTCAGCTTCCAAAGGAGGGTGTTCCAGCAGTCCATTTCTTCTCCCGCCATCGACGATGGCATTTCTTTCTGGGGCCACTAAAAATGAACCGCATCATCCGCTTGCTGCCGATCCATTGTGCGTTGGCGATTGCGCTCGTTTGCAGTTGTTTGGCAAGCGCATTGCTCGATACGGCTCGGGCCGATTCGTTCGCTTCGATCCGTTGGGCGGGAGCCGGCACATCCAGCGAAGCAGTGAAGGGAAAGAGCGTCGTGATGGTGTCGTTTGTCACCTGGTGCCCGATCTGCAACAAATGGGCGCCCGAGATGCTCGACCAAATAAAGTCGGCCACCGCCGACAAGCCGGTCATCGTGCTGGCCGTCGCCACGGATGTCGGGCCGGCCGAGGGCAAGGACTACATGCTCAAGCATAATTTCACCGGCCCGAACATTCTGTATGGCGCCGATGCAAATGTTCCGAAGGAATACGGCGTCGATGCGAAGAACCTTTGGAATTATGTGTGGTTCGACCCGACCGGAAAGGTCAAGGAAAAGGGCGCCGCCGGCAGCTTTTATCCGGGTGCAAATAATGCGAAAAATTTCGTCGTGCCCGCCCATATCAATTCCGCAACCGACCTTGGCAAGCTCGAATTCGTCTCGTCGGGGATGTCGCCAGGCGTGAAGGATTTCGCTTGGGCCGTCGAATTGGGCAATCTTTCGCTGCTTACGCAAATCTCGTCGCCGCGGGTGCAGCGCGGGCTCAACAAGGAAGACCGCCAGGCATTGGTCGACATGCAATCGAAGTTCCTCGATTCGCGGCTGGCGAGCGCCAAGGAACTTTCGAGCGGCGACGTGCCGCAGAAGATCGAGGCGTTTGAAACGGCAACGCAATTGTCCAGCCATTTCCGCACTACGGCCCAGGGGAAGGAAGCCGTCAAAATCGCCTCGTCGCTGAACAGCGACCCGGCGTTTCGCAAGGAGATGACGGCCCAAAAGCAATACTATCTCGCACAGAACAAAGCCGGTGGCGACGACGCAAAGCTCGCCAAACTGCTCCGGGCCGTCTCGGTTCATTTCGCCAATACCTATTACGGCGAACAGGCCAAACGCGAAGCCGAGACGACGGCCGGTGAATCGCCGGAAAAAGCCTCGACCGCGAAAGAACCGAAGGGCCCAGCGGCGAAGAATTCAACCGCAATTAGCGATTCGCCGTCGAAGTAATGTCGAAGTAAACCGGTGACGGCAAAATTCGGCGAGCCCTCACAGCCTCAAGCCTCACAACCTTCCCCCCCCATGCCCCGCCGCATCCTGGTTCTCTCGGCCTCGGTCGGCGCGGGGCATTTGCGGGCTGCCGAGGCCGTCGAACTCGCCCTGCGGCAACTCGATCCCGACGCGACGATCGAAAATGTCGATGTACTTAAGCTCAGTAGCGCCGTCTTCCGCCGCGTCTACGGTCAAGCCTATCTCGACATGGTCAACCGCACGCCCCACGTGCTCGGTTATTTCTACGACCTGCTCGACCGGAAGCCGTCGCCGAAGCAACGCTCCGACAGTATGCGGCGATTGGTGCAACGGATGAATCTTGGCCGGTTTCTGAAGTTTTTGTCGTCCGAGTCGTGGGACGTCGTCGTGAACACGCACTTTTTGCCGGCCGAGATCATTGCCGGCCTGAAGCTGAAAAAGAAGTTCGGCGCTCCGCAAATCACCACGGTCACGGATTTCGAAACGCACCGGCTTTGGGCCAACGAACCGTGCGAGCAATATTTCACCGCCACGCGCGAAGCAGTCGTGCATCTCGAATCGTGGGGCGTGCCCGCCGCTTCGGTCGCCGTCAGCGGCATTCCGATTCATCCGGTGTTCACCGTGAAAAAGGACCGCGGCGATTGCCTCGAGCGGCACGGGCTGGTGGGCGATCGGCCGCTCATATTGCAACTTTCCGGCGGCTTTGGCGTGGGGCCGATCGAAAAAATCTTTCGTGCCATTCTCGATATCGAGCAGCCCGTGGAACTCGTCGTCGTCACCGGTCGGAACGCGGCCTTGCAAAAAGAACTGGCGCAAGCCGAAGTGCCGGAGCGGCATCGAGTGCATGTGGTCGGCTATACCACCGAGATCGACGAGCTAATGAACGTCGCCGATATCGTGGTTACGAAGCCGGGCGGGCTGACCAGCTCGGAAGTTCTTGCCCGCGGCGCCGCAATGGCGATCGTCAATCCGATCCCCGGCCAGGAAAGCCGCAACAGCGATTATCTGTTGGAACACGGCGCGGCGATCAAGCTCAACAATGTTTGCACGCTGTCGTACAAGCTCAACGCGCTATTGGCGGAACCCAAAAAATTGGCCCGCTTGAAAGCCAACAGCCGCCGCCTGGGCAAACCGAAAGCCGCCTTCGAAGTCGCCCGCCGAGCCCTCGAAATGGCGAATTGACTTGAGAACTGAATACGTTTTGATCGCACCGAGGCATAACGGAGAATGAGGACCCAATGCTGCCACTTCTCGCCGAACCTCGCGGGCGGCGTTAGACCGTGGCCGATTTGGCCGCGATGCCGAACCATTTGCCGTCGGGCCGATGCGGCCCGCAGGATCAGGCGAGGCTTCTTAGCGATCGAAGAATCGCTGGAACATGCGCTTCGTTGCGGCGCGGCCGGCGCGGCCGATCGAGCGGGTTAGCGGGATGTGCTTCGGGCAAACCTGCACGCAATTCTGCGCGTTGCCGCAGACTTGGATGCCCCCCTCGGCCGTCAGGGCGTCGATCCGCTCGCCGGCTTGCATCGTGCCGGTCGGATGCAGATTCATCAGCATCACTTGGCTGATCGCATGCGCGCCGACGAAATTGCGGTCGTAGGCCGCTTCGCGGCGGGCATGGAATTGCTCGTCGGTCTCGCCTTCGCGGCGCTCGAGTTCGATCTTCGTGTATTGCGGGCAGGCATCCAAGCAACAGCCGCAACTCATGCACTCGCTGAGCGGATAGCGCTCCTGCTGCTGCGCCGGCGATGCTGGCGGCCCGGAGCCCAGGTCGTAATAGCCGTCGACCGGTATCCAACAGTGGAGCTTTTCTAAGGCCCGGAACAGCCGGCCGCGATCGACCACCAAATCGCGAACGACCGGAAATTTTTGCATCGGCCGCAGCTCGATTTCCTCGGCATTGTCTTCCAGCAGCCGATCGACCAACGCCGAACAAGCTTGCCGAACATGGCCATTGACGACCATCGTGCAGGCGCCGCAAACCTCTTCCAGGCAATTGCAATCCCAGGCCACCGGGGCGACCGCGATGCCGTCGATCGTCGTGGCCTGCGCGGCGATGCGCTGCAAGACACTGATCACGTTCATGTCCGGTTCGTGTGCCACCTTGTGCCGCTCCCAATAGCTTTGCTCGCCGGGAGCATTTTGCCGCAGGATGCGCACTTCGAAATGCGTGCGCGCCGGGGCGTGGGAGTGGCCGTTGTCGGCGTGGGGGGCGGCGGAGTCGTGGGCGTGCGATTCGGACATTGCGGAGTTGGCCAAGAGTGATAAGAGGATTTTGGGGGAACGCGCGAAACCGCAAGCGGGGGGCGACGCGGGGCGAGAGCTGGAACAGGAATTGTTTTAGTTCTTCACGGCTTCGGGGTGGGCGACGGATTGCGGTGCGCCGTTGTTGGAAAGTTGCTTTGCGGCCTGGCGTTCTTTCCAGACTTGTTCGATGATCTCCGCCCCGACCAAGCCGTAAAGCCGCGGCCGCGGCGTGATCAGCGAGGTGTCGACGTCTTCATAGCTCAACTGCGGCTCGCCGTTGACATCCAGAACGGCAATCGTCGATTTAAGCCACTTCCGCGTGTTCGCCTCGAATCGGTCGCACCATGCCTCCGCTTGCCGCCGCTGCTCGGCCGGATCGGAACTTTCGATGCCGGGCATCATGAAATCGGGCTTGAAATGAGCGCCACGGCATTCGTCGCGCTTGAGCGCTCCGAGCAGGATCGTCTTGGCCAGCGGGATCATGTCGCGCAGGGCCTTGGTGAAAACGACGTTTTGGTTCGTCCAATTCCCGGTGTCGGAAAGCGATGAGCGGCGGAGGCGATCTTGCAGCGCGTGAACGCTGTCGATCGCTTCGGCCAGCGTCGAGTTGTAGCGCACCACCGTGGCCGCCCGGGTCATCACCTGGCCCAATTCTTCATGAATGCGATAGGGGTTCTCGCCGCCGCGACCGACGCCGGAAATGCCGCGGCCCGCGGCGCTGTTTTTCAGCAGCGCGTCGTGTTCGGCCTGCTTCTGGCGCACGGCATGCGCGAAGAGCTTTGACGAACTGTCGGCGGCGATCCCCTTCTGCGATTTCAACCGCGAGTCGATGCTCGGCGCGACGATCAGCCCGCTGAAAATACAGCTCAACAGCGAATTAGCGCCCAGCCGGTTGGCGCCGTGATATTGATAATCGCATTCGCCGATCGCATACAGGCCGGAAATGTTCGTTTGCTGATTCCGCGGGTTGCCGAGTTGCAGGCCGCCGTCGGCGGATCGTTGATAATCGACCCACAGGCCGCCCATCGAATAGTGGACGGCGGGGAAAATCTTCATCGGCGCCGTGCGCGGATCGACTCCGGTGAATTTCTCGTAAATTTCCAAGATGCCGCCGAGTTTGAGATCGAGCGTCGCGCGGGGAATGTGTGTCAGATCGAGATAAACGCAGGGCCGGGTTGGATCGACGCTCAATCCTTCGTGCGTGCAGATGTTGAAGATTTCGCGCGTGGCGATATCGCGCGGCACGAGGTTGCCGTATTTCGGATAGCGCTCTTCGAGAAAATAGTAGCGCTCGTTTTCGGGAATCGATTTTGGATCGCGCGGATCGTGTGGCGTGCGGGGCACCCACACGCGGCCCCCTTCGCCGCGCGCGCTTTCGCTCATCAGGCGGAGTTTGTCGGCCCCGGGGACGGCCGTGGGATGGACCTGAATGAATTCGCCGTTGCCGTATTTCGCCCCCGCTTGAAACGCCCGGCTCACGGCGCTGCCGGTGCAGGCCATCGACATCGTCGAGCGGCCGAAGATCAGGCCGCAGCCGCCCGAGGCGATCACGACGGCATCGGCCGGGAAGGCGCGGATTTCCATGGTGACCAAATCCTGGCCGACGCAGCCGCGGCAGATGCCGTCGTCGTCGAGCACGGGGGCTAAAAAGTCCCAAAATTCATATTTGGTGACCTTGCCTTCCGTTTCCCAGCGGCGAACTTGCTCGTCAAGGGCATACAGCAATTGCTGGCCCGTGGTGGCGCCGGCGAAGGCGGTTCGCTTGAAGAGCGTGCCGCCAAACCGCCGTTGATCGCGAAAGCCTTCCGGAGTGCGATTGAAAGGGACGCCAAGCCGATCCATCAAGTCGATGATCCGCGGCCCCCAATACACCATCTCTTTCACCGGCGGCTGATGCTGCAGAAAATCGCCGCCGTAAACGGTGTCGTCGAGATGGTTCCATTCGGTGTCGCCTTGTTGGCGCGTCAGCGCGTTGACGCTGTTGATTCCGCCTTGAGCGCAAACACTGTGCGAGCGTTTGACCGGCGTCAGGCTCATCAGATCGACATCGACCCCGAGTTCGGCCAACTTCATCGCGGCCGCCAAGCCGGCCAAGCCGCCGCCCACGATCATCACCCGTTGCTTCGCCATGAAAAACGACCTCGAAATTAGTAGGTCAGGCTTTCCAGCCTGACATGAATAGCCGGTTGTCTTTTCAGCATACTAGCCCGAAGCGTTAGCGAGGATGATTACCTTTTGGCGGCGCGTCCTCGCTCACGCTTCGGGCCAGGCTTTGTCGCAAGACACCCGCCTATCGTTCAACCAGGACGGAGTAGGTCCGGTCTGTCAGGGAATCCCTCGCTCACGCTTCGGGCTAATGTGCATCTCGCCAAGAATTCGCAGTTACCGTCCTGTCGCGCGCTTATTTCCGCGGCGTTTCGGCGCGTGTGGAGAGCATGTCGGGCGATCGTTCGCCGGTGCGAATCTCGTGGAGCGTTTCGATATTCTTTTCGACAATTTTTGCCTTGCTTACATCGACGGTGCAGAATCCATAGAGAGCCGCCAATCCGATAAAACCCACGACCAGCCCGAAGCCGAAGCATGCCCGTCCAGCGCGGCGCATCGCGGGCTGCGTGGTCCAAATGCCCCAGGTGATGCCTTGCGTCCACAGCCCATTCGATAAATGGTATACGGCCGAGACAATGCCAATTGCATACAGCACTCGAGTCAGAGCGGGAGCGAGCGTGATGGCGGTGGAAGAGGTGGCGGCTTCCGAGTCGAAATGTCCGCCCCCGAAGAGCAAGCCCAGTCGATGCATTTGCAGTACATGCCAGACGATGAATGCGAAGACAATCATCCCGGTCGCCCGTTGCAACGTGTAGCGGATATTGCTGCCGTAGGGATAGGCGTTGGCGTTGGGCATGCCTCCGGCAATGATGATGCAGCCGATAATGGCGTGAAACAGAATTGGGATGAAGATAAACGTCCATTCCACCAGCGGCAGAAAGATCCCCAAGGCGTGAATCTGGCCGACGGCGTCCTGATAGGCGGCCGGCCCGTTGAGCACCAGCGAATTCGTGATCAGATGCACGACCAGATAAGCGCCGATCGGGATCAGGCCAGCAAGCGAAAACAGTCGGTAGATAAGAAATTGATGCCGCGAGAAGAACGACGAGCCGTTGGCGTCCAAGGGGATTTCTTCCTGACAGCGAATGGGGAGGATCGGCGGGTGCGGTCGGCGCGCAAAAGCAACCCAGAGTATAGAGTGCCCGCGCAATCTGGCAACGGGCAGGTGAAACGGCTGAAACGGCGCGAAACTCTCGTGAAGCGGCCAAGTCCACCGCCCGCTCGTAACGCGGACGC belongs to Pirellulales bacterium and includes:
- a CDS encoding succinate dehydrogenase, encoding MDANGSSFFSRHQFLIYRLFSLAGLIPIGAYLVVHLITNSLVLNGPAAYQDAVGQIHALGIFLPLVEWTFIFIPILFHAIIGCIIIAGGMPNANAYPYGSNIRYTLQRATGMIVFAFIVWHVLQMHRLGLLFGGGHFDSEAATSSTAITLAPALTRVLYAIGIVSAVYHLSNGLWTQGITWGIWTTQPAMRRAGRACFGFGLVVGFIGLAALYGFCTVDVSKAKIVEKNIETLHEIRTGERSPDMLSTRAETPRK
- the sdhA gene encoding succinate dehydrogenase flavoprotein subunit; its protein translation is MAKQRVMIVGGGLAGLAAAMKLAELGVDVDLMSLTPVKRSHSVCAQGGINSVNALTRQQGDTEWNHLDDTVYGGDFLQHQPPVKEMVYWGPRIIDLMDRLGVPFNRTPEGFRDQRRFGGTLFKRTAFAGATTGQQLLYALDEQVRRWETEGKVTKYEFWDFLAPVLDDDGICRGCVGQDLVTMEIRAFPADAVVIASGGCGLIFGRSTMSMACTGSAVSRAFQAGAKYGNGEFIQVHPTAVPGADKLRLMSESARGEGGRVWVPRTPHDPRDPKSIPENERYYFLEERYPKYGNLVPRDIATREIFNICTHEGLSVDPTRPCVYLDLTHIPRATLDLKLGGILEIYEKFTGVDPRTAPMKIFPAVHYSMGGLWVDYQRSADGGLQLGNPRNQQTNISGLYAIGECDYQYHGANRLGANSLLSCIFSGLIVAPSIDSRLKSQKGIAADSSSKLFAHAVRQKQAEHDALLKNSAAGRGISGVGRGGENPYRIHEELGQVMTRAATVVRYNSTLAEAIDSVHALQDRLRRSSLSDTGNWTNQNVVFTKALRDMIPLAKTILLGALKRDECRGAHFKPDFMMPGIESSDPAEQRRQAEAWCDRFEANTRKWLKSTIAVLDVNGEPQLSYEDVDTSLITPRPRLYGLVGAEIIEQVWKERQAAKQLSNNGAPQSVAHPEAVKN
- a CDS encoding glycosyltransferase, with the protein product MPRRILVLSASVGAGHLRAAEAVELALRQLDPDATIENVDVLKLSSAVFRRVYGQAYLDMVNRTPHVLGYFYDLLDRKPSPKQRSDSMRRLVQRMNLGRFLKFLSSESWDVVVNTHFLPAEIIAGLKLKKKFGAPQITTVTDFETHRLWANEPCEQYFTATREAVVHLESWGVPAASVAVSGIPIHPVFTVKKDRGDCLERHGLVGDRPLILQLSGGFGVGPIEKIFRAILDIEQPVELVVVTGRNAALQKELAQAEVPERHRVHVVGYTTEIDELMNVADIVVTKPGGLTSSEVLARGAAMAIVNPIPGQESRNSDYLLEHGAAIKLNNVCTLSYKLNALLAEPKKLARLKANSRRLGKPKAAFEVARRALEMAN
- a CDS encoding redoxin family protein, yielding MNRIIRLLPIHCALAIALVCSCLASALLDTARADSFASIRWAGAGTSSEAVKGKSVVMVSFVTWCPICNKWAPEMLDQIKSATADKPVIVLAVATDVGPAEGKDYMLKHNFTGPNILYGADANVPKEYGVDAKNLWNYVWFDPTGKVKEKGAAGSFYPGANNAKNFVVPAHINSATDLGKLEFVSSGMSPGVKDFAWAVELGNLSLLTQISSPRVQRGLNKEDRQALVDMQSKFLDSRLASAKELSSGDVPQKIEAFETATQLSSHFRTTAQGKEAVKIASSLNSDPAFRKEMTAQKQYYLAQNKAGGDDAKLAKLLRAVSVHFANTYYGEQAKREAETTAGESPEKASTAKEPKGPAAKNSTAISDSPSK
- the sdhB gene encoding succinate dehydrogenase iron-sulfur subunit, yielding MSESHAHDSAAPHADNGHSHAPARTHFEVRILRQNAPGEQSYWERHKVAHEPDMNVISVLQRIAAQATTIDGIAVAPVAWDCNCLEEVCGACTMVVNGHVRQACSALVDRLLEDNAEEIELRPMQKFPVVRDLVVDRGRLFRALEKLHCWIPVDGYYDLGSGPPASPAQQQERYPLSECMSCGCCLDACPQYTKIELERREGETDEQFHARREAAYDRNFVGAHAISQVMLMNLHPTGTMQAGERIDALTAEGGIQVCGNAQNCVQVCPKHIPLTRSIGRAGRAATKRMFQRFFDR